One part of the Gossypium raimondii isolate GPD5lz chromosome 1, ASM2569854v1, whole genome shotgun sequence genome encodes these proteins:
- the LOC105786524 gene encoding 60S ribosomal protein L35a-3 gives MVKGRQGERIRLYVRGAILGYKRSKSNQYPNTSLIQIEGVNTKEEVGWYCGKRMAYIYKAKVKKNGSHYRCIWGKVTRPHGNSGVVRAKFKSNLPPKSMGDKVRVFMYPSNI, from the exons ATGGTGAAAGGTCGCCAAGGAGAGCGCATCAG GCTCTATGTTCGTGGAGCCATTTTGGGTTACAAGAG gTCGAAGTCGAATCAGTATCCAAATACGTCACTGATTCAGATCGAAGGGGTGAACACCAAGGAAGAAGTGGGATGGTACTGTGGGAAGCGAATGGCGTACATTTACAAGGCTAAAGTGAAGAAAAATGGGTCACATTATCGTTGCATTTGGGGTAAAGTAACTAGGCCTCATGGCAATAGTGGTGTTGTTCGTGCTAAGTTCAAGTCTAATCTCCCTCCTAAATCCATG GGTGATAAAGTTAGAGTTTTCATGTATCCCAGCAACATTTGA
- the LOC105786519 gene encoding uncharacterized protein LOC105786519, with amino-acid sequence MASLKLPIFLFISSLSLHASMAEIICEDLPKDVCAFSIASSGKRCVLETAADKDDDVEHQCRTSEVVVERMADYIESDECVAACGVNRNSIGISSDSLLDQQFTVKLCAPACYQNCPNVIDLYFNLAAGEGVFLPDLCNAQWSNPRRSMVDLILSSGAAPGPVSSQATGLFAVEAPAPAPM; translated from the exons ATGGCTTCTCTCAAACTCCCCatctttctcttcatttcttCTCTTTCCCTCCATGCTTCTATGG CTGAGATCATTTGTGAAGATTTGCCCAAAGACGTGTGCGCGTTTTCAATAGCCTCATCGGGGAAAAGGTGTGTGTTGGAAACGGCGGCGGACAAAGACGACGACGTCGAGCATCAATGCCGGACATCGGAGGTTGTGGTGGAGAGGATGGCGGATTATATAGAGAGTGATGAATGTGTTGCTGCCTGCGGCGTCAATAGAAACTCCATCGGCATATCATCGGATTCACTTCTCGATCAACAATTCACGGTCAAGCTTTGTGCACCAGCTTGTTACCAAAACTGTCCCAACGTTATCGACCTTTACTTCAATTTGGCCGCCGGTGAAG GTGTGTTTTTGCCTGATCTTTGTAACGCTCAATGGTCGAACCCACGGCGGAGCATGGTGGACCTTATATTGAGCTCCGGTGCTGCTCCTGGCCCTGTTTCTAGCCAAGCAACCGGCTTATTTGCCGTTGAAGCCCCTGCCCCAGCTCCCATGTAG
- the LOC105787125 gene encoding uncharacterized protein LOC105787125, with protein sequence MDVVKDETKGESMFFIADGLVVMKGLPGSLIGKILFAETNEDFVDLLFSFLTIPFDSVLELLLGSNLTIGSISYLLQDLNIMLSITEPKNSKKAVLQPFYSSPKEFSSICSEVRFSSFLDPKSLNPNSSFSSGYVLKNSSFLVADDLVVKSLSSVSIISVLKELNIPLVDVEQQVISIGQVEVSDLSFLEF encoded by the exons ATGGATGTAGTAAAAGATGAAACTAAGGGAGAGTCAATGTTTTTCATCGCTGATGGTTTAGTAGTGATGAAAGGTTTGCCAG GAAGTCtgataggaaaaatattattcgCTGAAACAAATGAAGATTTTGTGGACCTCTTATTTAGCTTCCTCACCATACCTTTTGATTCTGTATTGGAACTCTTACTAGGTAGTAATCTCACAATTGGATCCATCTCTTATTTGCTTCAAGATTTAAACATTATGCTTTCCATTACCGAGCCAAAGAATTCTAAGAAAGCTGTTCTCCAACCATTTTATAGTTCCCCAAAGGAGTTTTCAAGTATCTGTTCTGAAGTAAGGTTTTCCTCATTTTTGGACCCGAAGTCCCTAAACCCAAACTCGTCATTCAGCTCGGGCTATGTCCTGAAGAACTCATCGTTTCTAGTAGCAGATGATCTAGTAGTTAAATCACTATCCTCTGTTTCTATTATTTCTGTACTGAAGGAATTAAATATCCCACTTGTTGACGTTGAACAGCAAGTTATCAGCATTGGGCAGGTTGAAGTAAGTGATTTATCTTTTCTTGAGTTTTGA
- the LOC105786520 gene encoding uncharacterized protein LOC105786520 yields the protein MAKQSRSKKPEKLGKGKVTPVQVAFIVDRYLSDNNFSETRSVFRSEASSLISKSPVREAPKSLLSLGAMLNEYISLKEQKVIAEQEKARLEQEKCRVQSLLQGMQSVMNAFNASSTVPVPTMISHANATKPTVTVPQSIPTAGSPPGLPMYSTPTIIPVSGPRNSIMERDKYSTPLTSELSTKNKRTFEVANEAPTAAKRTRSKLTSRRLTSQGMNKLAESDNGKNNSQVAGQPTLNRSLSPDCGANESTTHISGVAKCLFNQPQPMTPPQAVSPQSEKLMTPVDVSSTVNCSLNNTPQGITPTNCTIISTERVTVSPLKQVTCYTIEMNHCISSCSPVKTCSKRVGKRDHVKSRLDFDGTEVMENVHKPMTNETSTSESEMDADLFDLDLPNLDALGANFSFSELLVDLDLGCDGTNGYPCEPTLATSGDALSGSSHESGNGNMGANQVMSEFSSTFREVFSEKDMNVQCGPDTVTSMKSMTKCIKIVSPVKGRRGSLEKQGCPGTK from the exons atggCAAAGCAAAGCCGATCTAAGAAACCAGAGAAACTAGGCAAAGGGAAAGTCACTCCGGTGCAAGTCGCATTCATCGTCGACCGGTACCTTTCCGATAACAATTTCTCCGAAACCCGTTCCGTTTTCAGATCTGAAGCTTCTTCTCTTATCTCTAAATCCCCCGTTCGAGAG GCGCCGAAGAGTTTGTTAAGCTTGGGGGCGATGTTAAACGAGTACATTAGTTTAAAAGAACAAAAGGTAATAGCAGAGCAAGAGAAAGCTCGTTTGGAGCAAGAGAAATGTAGGGTTCAATCTCTTTTGCAAGGGATGCAATCTGTGATGAACGCTTTTAATGCAAGCTCTACTGTACCTGTTCCTACTATGATCTCTCATGCTAATGCGACTAAACCGACGGTGACGGTTCCTCAGTCAATTCCGACTGCTGGTTCTCCTCCAG GCCTTCCTATGTATAGTACACCAACTATTATTCCAGTTTCCGGTCCTAGAAATTCAATAATGGAGCGTGATAAGTACTCCACACCACTTACAAGTGAGCtatcaacaaaaaataaaaggacttTTGAGGTTGCCAATGAAGCCCCAACAGCTGCAAAAAGAACTCGTAGCAAATTAACTTCTAGGAGGTTAACAAGCCAAG GAATGAATAAGCTTGCAGAGTCTGATAATGGAAAGAATAATAGCCAAGTAGCTGGTCAGCCAACTTTAAATCGATCCTTGTCCCCCGATTGCGGAGCCAATGAATCGACGACACACATATCCGGTGTTGCCAAATGTTTGTTCAATCAACCACAGCCTATGACACCCCCTCAAGCAGTTTCCCCTCAGAGTGAAAAATTGATGACTCCGGTCGATGTTTCTTCAACTGTGAATTGCAGTCTAAACAATACTCCACAAGGGATTACTCCTACAAACTGTACTATAATTTCAACCGAGAGGGTCACGGTTAGTCCTTTAAAACAAGTGACATGTTACACCATTGAGATGAACCATTGCATTTCTTCTTGTTCACCGGTTAAGACATGCTCGAAGAGGGTTGGCAAGAGGGATCATGTAAAGAGCAGGCTCGACTTTGATGGTACCGAAGTGATGGAAAACGTGCACAAACCGATGACAAACGAGACTTCAACATCTGAATCCGAAATGGATGCTGATCTTTTCGACCTTGATTTGCCTAATTTAGATGCTTTGGGAGCGAATTTCTCTTTCTCTGAATTGTTGGTTGACCTTGATCTTGGATGTGATGGAACAAATGGCTACCCTTGTGAACCAACATTGGCCACTTCTGGAGATGCTCTTTCAGG GTCATCACATGAATCAGGGAATGGTAATATGGGGGCTAATCAAGTGATGTCAGAGTTTTCATCTACTTTCAGGGAAGTGTTTTCAGAGAAAGATATGAATGTACAATGCG GACCTGACACTGTGACTTCAATGAAGTCTATgacaaaatgcataaaaatagtAAGCccag TAAAAGGTCGAAGGGGTTCGTTGGAGAAACAAGGTTGTCCTGGTACGAAATGA